The sequence TCGAGAATCCCTAAGACCGAATCGGGGAAAATTAGCAACCGCTTCGAGATTTGTCCCGATTGGATCGTAGAAATTCTCTCACCCGAACAAGCCCCCAATCAGGTCATTGAAAAGATTTTGTTCTCAATGGAGCGCGGCGCGACTTTAGGCTGGTTTATCGATCCTCAAGATGAATCGGTGATGGTTTTCCAGCCTGGAAGTCTATTTATCGCTAGAGGCGATAATCTGCTGCCTGTTATTCCAGTTCTCTCAAGCTGGCAAATCCCAGCGCGGGAGTTGTTTGAGTGGCTAAAGCTTTAATGGTTTTCCACCGTCACGATTTTTGGTTCTTCAGTCTTTGTTCCAATTCTGGGCACCAAATCAAAAAGGTTCCAGGGTCACGTTTCTCTTCTTCACACCTAGCCTTCAACCGCTCCAGGCTTTCCGCTTTATATCTTTCTTCTTGCTGGGAACGCGCTATCCACCGCGATACTTCCCCAGCCAGCAACAGTCCGCCAATAGCGGCAATCGCTATTAATATATTTCTCTGCTTTTTATCTTGGGGAAAGAAATTCATAGGGAGCCGCATTCCTT comes from Merismopedia glauca CCAP 1448/3 and encodes:
- a CDS encoding Uma2 family endonuclease, which encodes MTSTYELPLTLSRFLDLPETKPATEYINGRLIQKPMPQGEHSLIQTRLSQAINLLGVPNKSVMALCELRCTFEGRSIVPDVAVFVWSRIPKTESGKISNRFEICPDWIVEILSPEQAPNQVIEKILFSMERGATLGWFIDPQDESVMVFQPGSLFIARGDNLLPVIPVLSSWQIPARELFEWLKL